Below is a genomic region from Zerene cesonia ecotype Mississippi chromosome 6, Zerene_cesonia_1.1, whole genome shotgun sequence.
ATTTTTTGAAACTCATATGATGGTTTCTAACCCTGAACAGGTAAAAGCAAAAACATTATAAGTGCGAagaactatttaaatacaatcatCATTTCTGATTAATACTCtgttatatgaattttttatgttaacataatattgaactgaaatattatattctattgttCAAATATGTGGGCTTCCCTGGGATATtaccataaaaataagatttaaaatacatatattttcttcattttggTTTTGTAAGTTCACCATAAAACtaaccatatttttaaattcaagataaataagtatatttttgccagaacattttaaaatgtacaatatatatgtataatgtacaatattgcatattttaatgaattcaaCAATGCAGTGAAAAACATTATAAGCATATAAAGAATAAGCACTGCAGAATGGCACTAAGTCAGAATGTGCTCTGGTGtttgatattatgaaataacacaaaatgaaTTACAACTTGTACAGTGGATTTCACCAATGGCCGATGCTGGAGTTAACCAGTATACATTCCACATAGAGCCCGTAAATAATGTGGAAGACATTTGcaggaaaataaaagaaagtggcATGAAGGTTAGAGAAAACatgtattgtttatgtttttaatttataataaaataaaacacagacCTTTTAACCTTCAAGTTACCTATCACTCAAtaagtttcattattttcttttacctTTAATGTAACAGAATTAGATTTTCAATAGGCACTCATTAAGTTAtgattttacttaataaaattgcttttaaactaaatatgaaAGTGTTTGAAATGCTAATGAAttgaagttataaatattcacagAAAATTTCTTCCTTAAATGACTTAACAtttctgtatatatttcaGGTTGGTGTAGCTATCAAACCTGGCACACCTGTGTCAGAAGtagagaaatatatttctgtaGCGGACATGGTTCTCATAATGACAGTGGAACCTGGTTTCGGGGGCCAGAAGTTTATGGAGGACCAGATGGAGAAAGTTCGTTACTTGCGAGATCAATACCCTCTTTTGGATATTGAAGTGGATGGGGGGGTTGGTCCTGCTACTATAGGATGCTGTGCTAGTGTAAGTCATTCTATACTAGACCCTTATGTTGGCTTCACCTGGGTTTACtcatgtttagaaattaaataaaatctttgttAAGCAGTAAAAAAGTTAACAATAACA
It encodes:
- the LOC119840401 gene encoding ribulose-phosphate 3-epimerase: MSRHLKALIGPSILNSDLSKLYEESQKLLDNGADYLHLDVMDGQFVPNLTFGHPVVKCLRNRIKDAFFETHMMVSNPEQWISPMADAGVNQYTFHIEPVNNVEDICRKIKESGMKVGVAIKPGTPVSEVEKYISVADMVLIMTVEPGFGGQKFMEDQMEKVRYLRDQYPLLDIEVDGGVGPATIGCCASAGANMIVSGTAVIGSKDQAATIKLLRDTVQKAIL